Within Leptospira brenneri, the genomic segment TGGCTTGGAAAGCAGAAAGAGAAGAAGGGAGAACCTCTCTGACCAAAAAAGATGTGATGAATCTCTTCTTTATGGGAGTGGTTGGCTATTATTTAGCCAGTCTTTTTGATTTTTTAGGACTCAAATACATCAGTGCTGGTCTCGAACGAATCATTCTTTTTATTTATCCTACTCTTGTTGTTTTATTATCATTTTTATTCTTAAAGAAAAAAATTCATAAAAGAGAAGTGTTTTCTCTGATTCTTACGTACACTGGAGTTTTTTTAGCCTATGGGCAGGATGTTCAATTCGGTTCTGCGAAAGATGTAAGTTTGGGTGCTTTTTTTATTTTGCTTTCTGCTCTTACTTATGCGATTTATTTGATGGGCAGTGGTTCCATCATTCCTAAGTTAGGTGCAAGAAAGTTTACAGCTTGGGCACTCATCATTTCTTCTTTTGTCGTGTTTCTTCATTTTGCTATTTTTGGATCTTACAAAGAACTCATCCAACCGTTTTCATTTTATGCACTTGCTTTTGTCATGGGTACTGTGAATACAGTAGTGCCAGCAGTTTTTGTTTCTGAAGGGATTAAACGAGTTGGTAGTAAAACAGCTGCTATCGTTGGCTCAGTTGGACCGATGTCGACTCTTTTCCTTGCGTATTGGTTACTGGATGAACCAATTACTATGTTACATAGCATTGGTACTTTATTCGTACTTACTGGTGTTTTTTGGATTAGTACGGCAAAAAAAGCAAAAGAAGTGTCTGTTTGAGAGAGAATTTTTCTTTCCAATTGTTACGACCAGTAGAGAATTAATGAACTATATGAACTTACGAAATCTGCTACTTCTCCTCGTATTTGTCACAACAGTATCCCAATCGGAGCTGTATGCGCAATTTACTTGTGAAGGATCGGCCTGTGGTTTTTTACCGCCAACGCTGACAGAAGCTGGGAATGGTTCCCTTAAAAAATTTGAAACTGGTTATTTAAATGAAGTACTCAAAACCAATTTAGAAGCGGGTTTTCTCGCTAATATAGGTGCAAGTAATATTGGTACAGGAACTGTAAGACGGATTCAATTTGGCGTCAGTGCCTCTGCTGCCGGATATAAAAAAGATGACATCCAAATTCAAGATTCTTATATCAAATATCCAAAACTTCCAAACGTGGGGGGAGCTGTCATTCCTTCCTTTCATTTGGATTTGAATCCAGGTTGGTTACTAGGTACAGAAGAAGGTGGCTACATTCGTAGAATTGGAATTTTCCTACATGGTATGAATGTTGCTGTGACAGAAGACCAAATTCAGTCAGCTTCTAATAATAAAAATTATGAAGGCCGTATCGCCGTACGCTCGTATGGTGGGATGCTTCGTTACCAACTGGTAGAAAAAGAAGGTTTTTTAATGAACCTCATCACTTGGAATGGAATCAATGTTGGTGTGGGTCATCATGTAATGGAACAAAATATGAGCCTCAGTTACTTGGAAGGGAAGGCGGCTCAAATTGAATTCCAAGGTGTGAAAGGAAAGTGGGGTGGAGATACCAACTTTGTTTTCAATACAAAAGTCCAAACTACAAATGTAGATTTACGTACGGGTCTTGGTGTATTCTGGATCGCGAACGTCATTGTGGGTGGAGGTTATAGTTGGAATTCGGGAAGTAATTCCGCTTCTCTTTCTAGACGAGGCCCTTTTCTCATCACTCTTAACGATTCACTACCTATGGAAATTCCTCGTGAGTACCAAGCAGCTCTTGATAAGGAACTTCTTGCCCAAAATCCAAATGCCACTCTGGGATTTCGTGCTTCCGGTGAATCCAACTCCAAACGTGGAATTGGCTACGGCATTGTAGGATTAGAACTAGATCTTTTCCTCGTGAAAGTCATTGCAGAAGGTTTATATGGTGGCAAAGATCTCTACTCTGCAAATCTAGGAGTGAAATTATCCTTTTAGGAAAACTTCCGGGAAATCCATAAAACCTTGCCATAGGGATCGCGAAATTTACCTTAAGTCTTAGGTCTAAGTTTCAATGAATTTATACAAACGCTACTCCCGGGCTTTCTTTTTCGCTTCTCAAGTTTTCTCTTTGGGGATTGTGGTTCCGATTGGAATTGCTCTAATTTTGTTCTATGTCGACCTGAGTCCCTTACAAGTAAAAACCTTCATCGGTTCTACAATCGCAGCGGCTCTAGTCAGTTTATTACTTCCTGCCTTCATTTTCCCTAAGAGGCTTAAGGAAATTAAGCAAGGGTTAGTGGATCTTGAGTCCCAAACAGAAAAGAGCACACAAACTTATGTGAACGTTTGGAACCTAATTGCAAGAACACCTGTGACTGGTGCTTTGGTCGGTGCGTCCCAATGGATTTTAGCCCTTCCTATTGTTGTTGGTCCTATGCTTTATCTTCCGGAAACCAGCAAATCGGATTCGTTTTATATTGTTTGTGTATTGTTTTTAACTGCCATTCTCAATGTTATCTTTTCCTTTATTCTTTTAGAAAGAGCTTCTCATTTAGTATTAGAAGATGATAGTTTCCAGGTAACATTTAAAGAACAGATTTCTCCTTATTACCGAAACCTAAGGAATACAGTTCCTATTATGTTTTCTCTTATGGTTATGGTCCTTGCCATTTTTGTTCTGATTTATGCATTCAATGTCAATGCAAAGACTTTAGAAAAAGCTTTTTCGAATCAGTTGTACAACTTCAATCAAAGTAACGAAGCTGGAATCCATGTTTATTTTGAGTCGGTGGAAAGTAATTTAAAGGAATTAGTTGCTTTGCCTGTGGTAAAAACAGCACTCGAAACCAAAAATTATAAATTAGCAGAACCGGTTTTAGCAAAGGTTACTGGAGATTCAAGGCTTCTTTTAGAAAATACTTTCCTTGCTTCTTTCGATGAAGGAACCCCCATTGTTGCCGCAGGACTTCCCAATGGAGCAAGTGTTGGTTATAAATTAGGGTCCAATCCTGAGGTTCTTGAAAATATCAATGCTGCAAAAGAAGGTAAACTCCATGTAGGAGTTGCTGTAAAATCTCCGATTAACGGAGATATTGTGATTATGGTCACAAGCCCAGTTAAAAATGCCAATGGAGCTGTGATTGGTATGGCCGGGATGCCCTTTCTCGTCGGTAAAGCCATGGAGTCCTTTCTAAAGAAGGTTAAAATTGGAACCACAGGGTATTCCTTTTTATTAGATAAAGAATCTAAGATGGTCTATCATCCAAATCCTAAGTATCTAATGCATAGTTTTAAAAATTCTGAATTTGAGACTTTGGCAAAAGAAGCTGGCGAAACAGATTCCTTTAGAAATCCTTGGGAAGGTTCTACTTTTTTACTGCGAAGAAAGGTGAGTGAAAAATACGGCCTACAGTTCTTTTCTACAATTGATATCAAAGAAATTGAAGTAGAGAGCCTAACGGCACTTAGGGGACTTACTGTGATTAACATTGCTGGTGCTATCTTTATTGCGATCTCCATTTATCTTTTCTTCAGTGCTAGGTTTAAACCTATGAAAACGATTGGTAAGATTTTACATAATATTGAAGTGGGAGACCTTCGCCATAATGTACAAATGGAATCTTCTGATGAATTCGCAAGACTTGCTCGTGGACTGAATGCTACCTTGAGACAAATTTCTGAAGTTGTGGGATCCAACCAAGTTTTTTCGGAAGACCTTGCCTCTTCCGCAGAAGAAATGTCAGCATCACTCAATATGTTGTCATCTAATGCACAAACACAGGCTGCTTCTGCCGAAGAGATATCTGCCTCAATTGAAGAAATCTCTGCCGCAGTCCAAAACGTGGATGCACAGGCCGAAGATCAGTTCCGCAAAGTGGACTTCCTAAAATTAAAAATGGCAGAACTTTCCAATTTGATTGAAGCTACTGGACGACAAGTGGGTAAGGCATCTCAAGATGTAACCCTCATTTCAGAAGAAGCTAGATCTGGTCAGACTTCTTTGGATTCGATGAGAAATTCCATCACCAAAATCAGTAACAGTTCGGAAGAAATTGGTAGTGTGATCGAAATCATTAACAATATTTCGGAACAAATCAACTTACTTGCATTAAACGCTGCAATTGAGGCCGCACGTGCTGGTGTGTATGGGCGTGGGTTTGCGGTTGTAGCAGATGAGATTGGAAAACTCGCAGAAAAAACCGCTTTTTCCATCAAAGACATTGGAGAGCTCATCCAGGCCAATGAAAAAGAAATTGAAAGTGGAAGAGAGAATATCGAAACCACAATTTCTCTCATCCAAAGAATCATCCAAGGTGTGAGTTCGTTCAATGAAATGACTGATTCCATCGAAGCGAGTACCAAAGAACAGCTCATCATCAACCAAAAGGTCGGGGAAGAGGTGGATAAGGTGAACCAAATCAGTCAGTCCATCCGACTTTCGATGGAAGAACAAAAAAACGCGATTGGAGAAGTGGCTCAGGCCATTTTCAGCATCAACGATTTGACCCAAGGAACAGCCGCAGGCTTAGAAGAGATGACTGCTACGTCCAACGGGATCGCAAATTTGGCAGAAACGCTTAAAAAGAAGATCAATTTCTTTAAAATCTCCTAGAATTTAGGAAATTTGCTTGCCGGAGTCTACATATCAAGATTTCTTGATATGTAGATATCTTGGATATGGCAACAGAAACCCTTTCCCAATCTAGGCCTTCCGGCCACCTCCTTGCCGCCACCAAAGCGATTTCCGATGAAACTCGGATTCGGATCCTTCATATCCTGAGTTTTGGGGCTTTTTCTGTGAATGAGGTGGTGGAAATTTTGGGTATGGGCCAGTCGAGGATTTCTCGGCATTTAAAGATTCTCACGGAAGCCGGCCTGATTGGATCTCGAAGGGAAGGAAGTTTGGTTTATAGTTTTCTTCCGGAAGAGGAAGATACAGACTTAAAGTTTCCTCTAGAGCTCACCAAACTATTGTTATCATATAAAGAAGATCTCCCCTCTAGAGAAAGGGACCAAAAGATGGTGCATCAAATTCTGGAAACCAGGGAAAAGAAATCAAAATCCTTTTTTGATGGGATTGCGGGGAGTTGGGAAAAATTACAGGAAGAGACCTTACATCCTAAACTTTACCGGTCTTGGATTTTACAAGAACTCCCGAATTGTGAAAATGTTTTGGATTTAGGCTGTGGGCCTGGTGGGCTCATCCCTTTTCTCTTAAACAAGGCCAAACATGTTACAGGAGTTGATAATTCCTCAAAAATGATTGAGAACGCATCTTCTCATTATGGAAAAAACCCAAGTGTTAGCCTCATCCAAACACCAATGGAACATTTGCCGCTAGCAACTAATTCTTGTGATGCGGTTGTGGCATCTATGGTAATGCATCATATCTCTCATCCACCAACAGTACTGGAAGAAGTGGCACGGGTATTAAAACCTGGTGGGGTTTTATGTATTGTTGATTTAGGAAAACACAACGCGGAGTTTATGCGTGATAATTTTGCAGACCTTTGGCTTGGATTTGAACCCGAGTTATTTGAGTCTTGGTTGTCCAATGCAGGTTTTTGCGTAGGATCTATGAATGAGATCCAAACAGAATCAAGTTTTAAAATTTTAACGATCAAAGCAACAAAGGAAGAAGGAGGACACTATGTCCACAGCAACTGAAACAAAATCGGAAAGATTGCCATTTAAAGTGAAGGATATCTCTCTTGCAGAATGGGGAAGAGAAGAGATCATTTTGGCAGAAAAAGAAATGCCGGGCCTTATGGCTCTTCGTAAAGAATTCGGAACTTCTAAGCCACTCAAAGGTGCTAGAATTTGCGGATCTCTTCACATGACAATCCAAACAGCGGTTCTAATTGAAACCTTGGCTGCATTAGGTGCTGACATTCGTTGGTCCTCTTGTAACATTTTTTCAACACAAGACCATGCGGCGGCGGCCATTGCAAAAGCAGGAATTCCTGTATTTGCTTGGAAAGGTGAAACAGAAGAAGAGTATTGGTGGTGTATTGAACAAACACTATTTTTTGACGGTGGAAAAGGACCAAACATGATCCTTGATGATGGTCATGATCTAACTCACTACATTCACGAAAAATACCCACAACTGCTTGTGGACATCAAAGGTGTTTCTGAAGAAACAACTACAGGTGTAATCGCTCTTCATAAAAAATTAAAAGCGGGAACTTTGAAAATCCCTGCAATCAATGTAAACGACTCAGTTACAAAATCTAAGTTTGATAACCTTTATGGTTGTCGCGAGTCTCTTGCAGACGGAATCAAACGTGCCACTGACGTGATGCTTGCTGGTAAAGTGGCTCTTGTTTGCGGATACGGAGACGTAGGAAAAGGTTCTGCTGCCTCTCTTCGTAATTTTGGTGCACGAGTGATTGTCACTGAAATCGATCCAATTTGTGCTCTCCAAGCTGTGATGGAAGGTTACCAAGTTCTTAGAGTGGAAGACGTGATTGAAAATGCAGACATCATTGTGACTGCAACAGGAAATGACGACATCATCTCTCTTGAACATATGAAGGCGATGAAAGACGGTGCCATCCTTTGTAATATTGGTCACTTTGATACAGAAATTCAAATGTCTCGTTTGAACTCTGAAAAAGGTGTCACTAAAAAAGAAATCAAACCACAAGTGGACAAATATACTTTCCCTAATGGAAGATCCATCATCGTTCTTGCAGAAGGTCGATTGGTTAACCTCGGTTGTGCGACTGGTCACCCATCGTTTGTCATGTCTAGTTCTTTCACAAACCAAGTTTTGGCTCAGATCGAACTTTATACTACAAAGTATGAGTTGGGTGTTTACAGACTTCCAAAACATTTGGATGAAAAAGTGGCAGCACTTCATTTGGAGCAGTTAGGAGTTCGTTTGACAACGCTTACTCAAAAACAAGCTGATTATATCAGTGTTCCACTCGAAGGTCCGTACAAACCAGACCACTACCGATACTAAAAAAATCGCCCTTTTTGGAAAAACCCAAGAAGGGCAATGGAGTTTCTCATGGCTTATGTTGTAACTGAAATTTGCGTTGATTGTAAATACACAAGTTGTGCAGCAGTTTGTCCGGTGGAAGCTTTTCATGAAGCTCCGGACACTTTGTACATCGATCCAGATACTTGTATTGATTGTAATGCTTGTCAATATGAATGCCCGATTGATGCGATTTTTCCTGACTATGACGTTCCGGAAAAACACAAACCTTCAATTGAGATTAACGCAAAAGAAGCAACCAAATACCCTGTCATTGTCACTACGAAACCACCTCTGAAAGGTGCGAAGTGTTCTGACTCGAGTAAATAAATAACTTTTAGGGTATGTGGAAATGACCATATACCCTTTGACTTTATACTGATATAATATATGAAATTTGAATATACCAATCCTTCTTCAAAAGCTCTTTTAAAATTAATGAACGAGAGAATCCTCGTTCTGGATGGTGCTATGGGTACCATGATCCAAAGACATTCTTTGGAAGAGGACGATTTCAGAGGAGATCGTTTTAAGGATTGGCCACTTTCCATCAAAGGAAATAACGACGTGTTGGCGATCACTCGTCCAGACATCATTGAATCCGTCCACTTGGAATACTTGGAAGCCGGTGCAGACATCATAGAAACAAACACCTTTAGTTCGAATGTTGTTTCCCAAGCAGATTATAAAATGGAGTCAGCGGTTCGTGATCTAAATCTTGCTGCTGTGGCTTGCGCCAAAAATGCAGTAACCAAATTTAAAGAAAAAACGGGAAAAACGGATGTATTCATTGCGGGTTCCATTGGCCCAACAGTCAAAACCGCCTCTCTTTCTCCTGACGTAAACAATCCGGCTTTTCGTGCAGTCACCTTTGATGAGTTAGTGGATTGTTTTTATGAACAAGTTTCGGCCCTTCTGGATGGAGGAGTGGATTTACTTTTACCAGAAACCAATATTGATACTTTGAATTTGAAAGCATGTATCTATGCGATTGAAAAAGTATTCGAAGAACGTAAAATTCGCATTCCTGTGATTCTTTCTGTAACCATTACAGATGCCTCTGGAAGAACTTTATCTGGTCAAACAGGGGAAGCCTTTTATGTTTCGATCAAACACGCCAAAGCACTTGCCGTTGGCATCAACTGTGCGTTAGGTGCAGGTGAGATGCGCCCTTATATCGAGGAACTTTCCCGAGTGGCGGATTGTTACGTATCTTGTTATCCGAATGCAGGACTACCGAATGCATTTGGTGGGTATGACCAAACACCAGAAGAGTTTGGTGGTTGGATGAAAAATTTTGCGGAATCAGGATTTCTCAATATTGTGGGTGGGTGTTGTGGGACCACTCCTGCTCATATCAGAGCTGCCAAAGAAGCAGTATCATCGATTGCCCCACGTCCACTCAAAGAACAACCTCAGCTCAGTACGTTCGCTGGCCTTGAACCACTCAAACTCACCAAAGACCAAGGATTTATCAATGTGGGGGAAAGAAATAACGTCACAGGATCCCCTAAATTCAAAAAACTCATCTTAGATGGAAACTTTGAAGAAGCGGTGCAGGTGGCTCTCCAACAAGTCCAAGCTGGTGCCAATATCATTGATATCAATTTTGATGAAGCCCTCCTTGACGGCGAAGCATCCATGACTAAGTTTTTAAACTTAATTGCTGGAGAACCTGACATTGCACGGGTTCCCTTTATGGTGGATTCTTCTAAGTGGTCAGTTTTACTTGCTGGTTTAAAATGCATCCAGGGAAAACCGATTGTTAACTCGATTTCTCTCAAAGAAGGAGAAGAAATATTTTTAGATCACGCCCGCACCATACAAAGATTTGGTGCCGCTGCCATAGTAATGGCTTTTGATGAACAAGGCCAGGCGGCAACGAAAGATGATAAAATTCGTATCTGCAAACGGGCTTATGACCTACTAGTCGAAAAATTAGATTTTGATCCAACTGATATTATCTTTGATCCGAATATCCTGACCGTTGGTACAGGGATTGAAGAACACAATAATTATGCGATGGATTTTATTGAAGCCACTCGTGAAATCAAACGAATTTGTCCTGGTGCTAAAGTCTCTGGGGGATTAAGTAATATTTCTTTTTCTTTTCGAGGGAACAATCCGGTTCGTGAAGCCATGCACTCTGTTTTTTTATACCATGCCATCCAAGCAGGGATGGATATGGCCATTGTCAATGCAGGGATGTTAGAAGTTTACGAACAAATTCCGAAAGATCTTCTTGAACTAGTGGAAGATGTCCTTCTCAACCGTCGTCCTGATGCTACAGAACGTTTGATCGATGCGGCTGCCAGTTTCCACGGTGAGGCGAAAGTCCAAAAGAAAGATGATGCCTGGAGGAGTGGGTCTGTAGAAGAACGCCTAACACACGCTCTTGTGAAAGGGATTGATGAATTTGTCACTCAAGATACAGAAGAAGCCCGGACTAGTTTTGCAAGACCCCTAGAAGTGATCGAAGGTCCACTCATGAATGGAATGAAGGTGGTAGGGGAACTATTTGGAGCTGGAAAGATGTTCCTTCCCCAAGTCGTAAAAAGTGCAAGGGTGATGAAAAAGGCCGTGGCTTATTTACTTCCCTTTATGGAAGAAGAGAAACGTAATCAAAAAGATGAAAGTAAACAGGCTAAATTCCTCATTGCAACGGTAAAAGGCGATGTCCATGATATTGGGAAAAATATTGTGGGAGTAGTTCTTGCATGTAATAACTATGAGGTGATTGACCTTGGGGTCATGGTCCCTTGTGAGAAGATTTTAGAAACTGCTAAAAAAGAAAATGTCGCAGCCATTGGTCTGTCGGGGTTAATCACACCTTCTCTCGATGAAATGGTTTATGTGGCCAAAGAAATGGAACGCCAAGGATTCCAAGTTCCACTTCTCATTGGTGGTGCTACTACTTCTCCAGCACATACAGCGGTGAAAATTGCCGAACAGTATTCGAAACCAGTCCTTCATGTGATGGACGCTTCTCGTGTTGTGAATGTGATGAATAGTGCCTTAAATCCGCAAACTGCCGTGGACTATGCTAAATCGATTGTGGAAGAACAGTCTAGAATTCGTGAAGAGTTTTATTCCAGAGAAAATGAAAGGAATATCCTCCCGATAAAAGATGCGATCAAAAATAAATTCCATGCTGATTGGGATTCTTATACTCCGCCAAAACCAAGTTTTACGGGGGTTAGAAAAATTGAAGACGTAACCTTGAAGGATTTACTTCCCTATATCGATTGGTCCCCATTCTTTTTGGCTTGGGAACTAAAAGGTCGATTCCCTCAAATTTTAAAAGATCCAGTCATCGGAAAGGAAGCCACTTCTCTTTATAATGATGCACAAATCATTCTCAAAGAGATGTTGGAAAATCCCACTCTCAAACCTAGAGCCGTTGTGGGGATGTTCCCAGCTGTTTCTCATGGAGAAGTAGTGGAAATCTTTGAAGACGAAACCAAAACAAAATCTTTGGGAACTTATCCTATGTTACGCCAGCAAACTGTCAAAATGACAAACCAACCAAACTATAGTTTGGCGGATTTTATTGCACCTCAAGATAAAAAGAAAGATGACTATATTGGGTATTTCGCAGTCACCGCGGGACATGGAATCGAAGAATTGGCTAGGACTTATGAGGCCAAACAAGACGATTACAATGCCATTTTGGTCAAAGCCCTTGCTGATAGATTTGCGGAAGCCTTTGCGGAATATATGCACCATAGAACCAGAGAAGACTGGGGATTTGGAAAGGATGAAAATCTAACCAAAGAAGATCTGATTCGTGAAAAATACCGGGGAATCCGGCCCGCTCCTGGTTATCCTGCTTGTCCAGACCATACGGAAAAAAAGAAAATTTGGAAACTCCTGGATGTAGAAAAAAACGCAGGGATCCAACTCACGGAATCCTGTGCGATGTGGCCGGCTAGTAGTGTGAGTGGGTATTATTTTTCCCATCCGGAAGCTCGGTATTTTGCGATTGGGAAAATCAACGAAGACCAAGTGGTGAATTATACAAAGGATAAGGAAATGGAAATTTCTGAAGTAGAACGTTGGTTGTCACCAATTCTGAACTATGATCCATCTCGTAAGTCTAAATCTTAAAAGAGTAAATTACATCTTTTAGGGGGACCAAGTGGGTTTTATCAAAAATGACCATAATCATGGGTGGAAATCTGTCGCCAAAGGAACGCTTGGTGGTGGATTTCCTTTTCATTCCAAACTGGCTACTTGGTTACAGGAATATACAAACATTCCCAAAGAAACGGAACTCGAAATTTTAGAAGTGAGTTGTGGTGAGGTGAGTTGTCCCACAGAAGAAACTTTAATTGTTTGGGATAAACAGGAATTTCGCATCTCTCGTAAAAAAGAAATGATTTCTAAAATGGATGTGGATTTATCTTGGAAGCGGTTTGTGAGTAAAACATAATCCAAAATTCTCCTCAAAGGGTGGTGGCGTATGTATCGGCTCCAGATTCTGTTTTATTTTCTCACCATTTTTTCTTTTGCGATCATTCCACAATCGATTGATGCAAAAAATTGCCTTATACGCGAAGACAAATCCTTTTGTGAAGGAGACCAGGTTCTTTTTCCTTTTCCAAAATCAGAAAAACAATACTTTGGGATCATTGAAAAGGTAGATCCAGAAGTTCAAAACGGAAGTCACAAAGGGATGAGGTGGATTCGTCTGGATGACGGTTCCCTCCTAACAGATAATAGGGGTTATCATCATTATTTCCATCTTGCTGATTTAAAAGAATGTTCCGTATTTTCAGGTCAGAAAGTTTGTGTCGGCCAAATAGTTCCTGTAATGGGATACTCCGGGAATGGTGGTAGCTTCGGTTATATGACAGTCGTTGCCATTGCTCCAGCAATGTTTGGAACTGGTTACGAAATGTACGGACCAACGAAAGAAAGAAATGGCAATACCGTGTTGGTTCAAGCAAATGAAATTCCAATAGTAACTGGGAAAGTTCCAGGATTCCCAGAAATTCAATTTGGCCATCCTTTCCCCAATGCTTATGGGAAGAAAGAAAGAGTGATTTTATACGATACGGAAGATAAGAATTATGCTCTGGAGTCCGAAGGAGAAAACCATTTAGTTTGGTATGACGAAAGTGAATTAAGGATTCGATATAACCAGATCACAGAGTATCCAATTGAGTGGGAAGGAAGGCTTGAAGAAATCGTAGATTGTTATTCAGATTCTTGTGCTAAGGACAGACTAAGTTGGCGGGCTAATCTGTATTTAACTTCAGAATGCGAAAATAGAGTTTTTGGTTATCAAAAATCTTCAACTCGAGGTACTACTTTTGAAATCGTGAACTTTGTATCTAGTTTTGAGTATCTTAAATACATTGGTTCCCATCATATGGGTGGAGATGTATTTTGGCCCATTCCCAGGAAAAAGGTCAAAGCCTTCGTGAAAGCAAAAACAGTTTGCGTTTCTAAAGAAACTAAAAAATAAAAAGGAACCGATATTGCCCGCACAAGGGATCGTAGTGGAAATCCTTTCCCGTGGTAATAATAATAGGGATATAAAATCGTTGTGGAAAGATTGTAGCGGAGAGCCCGGTCGGTTTTATACCAAGTGATCATACTGTACTAAGTTCGATGTGCCCAAGGAAAAACAAATCAATGGAAAATCAATTTCAGTTTTTAAGAAACAATCCAAAGTATATTTTTTTAATCGATGGACTTGGTGCCATCCTTTCGGCTGTATTATTGTCTTTGGTTCTTCCTCTTTTCATCGACTCACTAGGGATGCCTTTGGAAACACTTTATATTCTATCTATTTTGCCCGTATTCTATTCCGTATATTCTTTGTTATGTTATTTTTTAAATCCCACACAGTGGAAGTTTTATTTGCGGATCATTGCTTTTGCCAATTTTTTATATTGTATCGTTACAATGGTTTATTTGATTTTGAATTTAGAACAAACTACGATTTGGGGTGAATTGTATTTTGTTTTAGAAATGATAGTAGTCGTTAGTTTGGCTAGTATGGAATGGAAGTTGGCTAATTAGAGTGAGCAGTTACGGGCATATAGTATTTTAGACCCAAGTTTCCTTGTATCTCTGGGGCCCAAAGATCATCTAAAGTTCGACCAGCTTCCCTCGCATTGATCGGAACCCGTACCATACCCTCAAAGGTTAAGTTACTATTGGAAATACTGATTCCAGGTGTAACGTAAACTTGTCGTCCCACAAAATTTGTCCTAGATGGTTCTTGGGCACGGATGGAGGAGTTTAGTCGGTTATTGATATCGCTATCAAAACGATGTAATTCTGAAAGTTGTAGAAAAAGTTCCCAACGAGAGTTCTTGATAAAAGAAAACAAATTTCGATTGAGTCTGTATTTGATTCGTACTTTAGACTCTGCTATATCTACATAGCCAGAAGCGCCTTGGTTCATGGACATTCCCATACTGAGGCCAAGGTCGAAGGTAA encodes:
- a CDS encoding methyl-accepting chemotaxis protein, encoding MNLYKRYSRAFFFASQVFSLGIVVPIGIALILFYVDLSPLQVKTFIGSTIAAALVSLLLPAFIFPKRLKEIKQGLVDLESQTEKSTQTYVNVWNLIARTPVTGALVGASQWILALPIVVGPMLYLPETSKSDSFYIVCVLFLTAILNVIFSFILLERASHLVLEDDSFQVTFKEQISPYYRNLRNTVPIMFSLMVMVLAIFVLIYAFNVNAKTLEKAFSNQLYNFNQSNEAGIHVYFESVESNLKELVALPVVKTALETKNYKLAEPVLAKVTGDSRLLLENTFLASFDEGTPIVAAGLPNGASVGYKLGSNPEVLENINAAKEGKLHVGVAVKSPINGDIVIMVTSPVKNANGAVIGMAGMPFLVGKAMESFLKKVKIGTTGYSFLLDKESKMVYHPNPKYLMHSFKNSEFETLAKEAGETDSFRNPWEGSTFLLRRKVSEKYGLQFFSTIDIKEIEVESLTALRGLTVINIAGAIFIAISIYLFFSARFKPMKTIGKILHNIEVGDLRHNVQMESSDEFARLARGLNATLRQISEVVGSNQVFSEDLASSAEEMSASLNMLSSNAQTQAASAEEISASIEEISAAVQNVDAQAEDQFRKVDFLKLKMAELSNLIEATGRQVGKASQDVTLISEEARSGQTSLDSMRNSITKISNSSEEIGSVIEIINNISEQINLLALNAAIEAARAGVYGRGFAVVADEIGKLAEKTAFSIKDIGELIQANEKEIESGRENIETTISLIQRIIQGVSSFNEMTDSIEASTKEQLIINQKVGEEVDKVNQISQSIRLSMEEQKNAIGEVAQAIFSINDLTQGTAAGLEEMTATSNGIANLAETLKKKINFFKIS
- the ahcY gene encoding adenosylhomocysteinase encodes the protein MSTATETKSERLPFKVKDISLAEWGREEIILAEKEMPGLMALRKEFGTSKPLKGARICGSLHMTIQTAVLIETLAALGADIRWSSCNIFSTQDHAAAAIAKAGIPVFAWKGETEEEYWWCIEQTLFFDGGKGPNMILDDGHDLTHYIHEKYPQLLVDIKGVSEETTTGVIALHKKLKAGTLKIPAINVNDSVTKSKFDNLYGCRESLADGIKRATDVMLAGKVALVCGYGDVGKGSAASLRNFGARVIVTEIDPICALQAVMEGYQVLRVEDVIENADIIVTATGNDDIISLEHMKAMKDGAILCNIGHFDTEIQMSRLNSEKGVTKKEIKPQVDKYTFPNGRSIIVLAEGRLVNLGCATGHPSFVMSSSFTNQVLAQIELYTTKYELGVYRLPKHLDEKVAALHLEQLGVRLTTLTQKQADYISVPLEGPYKPDHYRY
- a CDS encoding ferredoxin family protein, producing MAYVVTEICVDCKYTSCAAVCPVEAFHEAPDTLYIDPDTCIDCNACQYECPIDAIFPDYDVPEKHKPSIEINAKEATKYPVIVTTKPPLKGAKCSDSSK
- a CDS encoding DMT family transporter — translated: MKENTSTEWKGVVLVLIGALLFSAKAVIVKLTYRYEISPIGSLFFRMVFAFPFLAWMAWKAEREEGRTSLTKKDVMNLFFMGVVGYYLASLFDFLGLKYISAGLERIILFIYPTLVVLLSFLFLKKKIHKREVFSLILTYTGVFLAYGQDVQFGSAKDVSLGAFFILLSALTYAIYLMGSGSIIPKLGARKFTAWALIISSFVVFLHFAIFGSYKELIQPFSFYALAFVMGTVNTVVPAVFVSEGIKRVGSKTAAIVGSVGPMSTLFLAYWLLDEPITMLHSIGTLFVLTGVFWISTAKKAKEVSV
- a CDS encoding Lsa36 family surface (lipo)protein encodes the protein MNLRNLLLLLVFVTTVSQSELYAQFTCEGSACGFLPPTLTEAGNGSLKKFETGYLNEVLKTNLEAGFLANIGASNIGTGTVRRIQFGVSASAAGYKKDDIQIQDSYIKYPKLPNVGGAVIPSFHLDLNPGWLLGTEEGGYIRRIGIFLHGMNVAVTEDQIQSASNNKNYEGRIAVRSYGGMLRYQLVEKEGFLMNLITWNGINVGVGHHVMEQNMSLSYLEGKAAQIEFQGVKGKWGGDTNFVFNTKVQTTNVDLRTGLGVFWIANVIVGGGYSWNSGSNSASLSRRGPFLITLNDSLPMEIPREYQAALDKELLAQNPNATLGFRASGESNSKRGIGYGIVGLELDLFLVKVIAEGLYGGKDLYSANLGVKLSF
- a CDS encoding ArsR/SmtB family transcription factor, with the translated sequence MATETLSQSRPSGHLLAATKAISDETRIRILHILSFGAFSVNEVVEILGMGQSRISRHLKILTEAGLIGSRREGSLVYSFLPEEEDTDLKFPLELTKLLLSYKEDLPSRERDQKMVHQILETREKKSKSFFDGIAGSWEKLQEETLHPKLYRSWILQELPNCENVLDLGCGPGGLIPFLLNKAKHVTGVDNSSKMIENASSHYGKNPSVSLIQTPMEHLPLATNSCDAVVASMVMHHISHPPTVLEEVARVLKPGGVLCIVDLGKHNAEFMRDNFADLWLGFEPELFESWLSNAGFCVGSMNEIQTESSFKILTIKATKEEGGHYVHSN